From Cricetulus griseus strain 17A/GY chromosome 1 unlocalized genomic scaffold, alternate assembly CriGri-PICRH-1.0 chr1_0, whole genome shotgun sequence, a single genomic window includes:
- the Mrps33 gene encoding 28S ribosomal protein S33, mitochondrial — translation MASISEYALRMSRLSARIFGEVARPTDSKSMKVVNMFSELPLAKKKETYDWYPNHNTYFALMGTLRFLGLYRDEHQDFMDEQRRLKKLRGKEKPRKGEGKRATKKKK, via the exons ATGGCTTCAATTTCAGAATACGCACTGCGCATGTCCCGACTCAGTGCCCGGATCTTTGGAGAAGTGGCCAGGCCTACTGATTCAAAGTCCATGAAAGTGGTGAATATGTTCAGTGAGCTTCCCTTGGCCAAAAAGAAAGAGACTTACGACTGGTATCCAAATCACAACACGTATTTTGCGCTCATGGGCACACTGCGTTTCCTTGGCCTTTATAG agATGAGCATCAGGATTTCATGGATGAGCAAAGACGACTAAAGAAGCTCCGTGGAAAGGAGAAAccaaggaaaggagaagggaaaagagctacaaaaaaaaagaaatag